A region from the Actinomycetota bacterium genome encodes:
- a CDS encoding NusG domain II-containing protein — MSGDVVALTSPYGNDSLELPWDPGRRVDIQGSIGAVVLEATDEGIRVVSSSCGDQLCLEVGVLSAANPIVCAPNGVAAFLVDSQGGFDAVSR; from the coding sequence ATGTCCGGCGACGTCGTCGCACTGACATCGCCTTACGGCAATGATTCCCTTGAGCTTCCATGGGACCCCGGTCGACGTGTCGATATCCAGGGAAGCATAGGCGCAGTTGTATTGGAGGCCACCGATGAGGGCATCAGGGTAGTGTCCTCAAGCTGTGGTGACCAACTTTGCCTCGAAGTGGGCGTGCTGTCTGCCGCCAATCCAATCGTATGCGCCCCCAATGGTGTCGCCGCATTTCTCGTAGATTCGCAGGGTGGTTTTGATGCTGTCTCTCGGTAG
- the radC gene encoding DNA repair protein RadC, with protein sequence MLGSTDPNVVDTLISAYPTPDLLWQICAEDLTCLPGIGPAKAARFLACLEMSRRTGAWRQGNKPVISTPRDVFDYCWPLLRGSDRERFCTLALGTKNHLLKMQEVSVGSLNASIVHPRELFKFAVRASAASIVVVHNHPSGDPTPSGADIQLTHRLTKAGDLLGIELLDHVIIGDGGEFASLKESGLI encoded by the coding sequence ATGCTAGGGAGCACTGATCCCAATGTTGTCGACACATTGATTAGCGCATACCCTACACCGGATTTACTCTGGCAGATATGTGCAGAAGACCTGACTTGCTTGCCGGGAATCGGACCTGCGAAGGCAGCAAGATTCTTGGCTTGCTTGGAAATGAGTCGCCGGACAGGGGCCTGGAGACAGGGAAACAAGCCAGTGATCTCGACCCCACGGGACGTCTTCGACTACTGCTGGCCGCTTCTTCGGGGTAGCGATCGTGAACGATTCTGCACCTTGGCGCTGGGAACAAAGAACCATTTGCTCAAGATGCAGGAGGTTTCCGTCGGTAGTTTGAACGCATCCATCGTCCATCCAAGAGAGTTGTTCAAGTTCGCTGTGCGGGCTTCGGCTGCATCAATCGTAGTCGTACACAACCATCCAAGCGGAGACCCAACTCCCTCAGGCGCAGACATTCAACTGACACATCGATTGACGAAGGCAGGCGATTTGCTAGGTATCGAGCTTCTTGACCATGTCATCATCGGTGATGGGGGCGAGTTCGCAAGCCTCAAGGAGTCTGGCCTCATATAG
- a CDS encoding rod shape-determining protein, whose protein sequence is MAVDLGTANTLVSVRGKGIVLTEPSVVAVEKDTKRVLAVGMEAKRMLGRTPGSIVAIRPLKDGVIADFDVTEAMLRYFINQTRVKRFPWQPKPRVVVCVPSGVTEVEKRAVFEATMQAGARQAFLIEEPMAAAIGAGLPIQEPTGNMVVDIGGGTTEVAVISLGGIVVARSIRIAGDEFDEAIINHVKRTYNVLIGERTAEEIKFEIGSAWPMLEEIDVEIRGRDLLTGLPKNVTMESEEIREALEEPVVAIIDAVKGTLERTPPELASDLMEYGIVLTGGGSLLKGLDERLRSETGMPVHVSENALTNVVDGSAMALEEIDALKKVLTTTR, encoded by the coding sequence ATGGCCGTCGACCTCGGTACAGCGAACACTTTGGTATCGGTCAGAGGCAAAGGAATCGTTCTCACGGAACCCTCTGTTGTCGCTGTAGAAAAGGATACTAAAAGGGTGCTGGCAGTCGGAATGGAGGCCAAGCGAATGCTGGGTCGCACCCCCGGCAGTATCGTAGCTATCCGCCCACTCAAAGATGGCGTCATTGCAGACTTCGATGTCACTGAAGCGATGTTGCGGTATTTCATCAACCAGACCAGGGTGAAGAGATTCCCATGGCAACCCAAGCCCCGCGTGGTTGTGTGTGTTCCATCTGGTGTCACCGAAGTTGAGAAACGAGCGGTTTTTGAGGCAACCATGCAAGCGGGCGCAAGACAAGCCTTTCTTATCGAAGAGCCGATGGCTGCGGCCATCGGTGCAGGACTGCCGATTCAGGAGCCGACCGGCAATATGGTTGTCGATATTGGCGGCGGCACAACTGAGGTCGCCGTCATCTCACTGGGGGGAATAGTTGTTGCCCGGTCGATTCGCATAGCGGGCGATGAATTTGATGAGGCCATAATCAACCACGTCAAGCGCACTTACAACGTGCTTATAGGGGAGAGAACAGCAGAAGAGATCAAGTTTGAGATCGGAAGCGCCTGGCCGATGCTTGAGGAGATCGATGTCGAGATTCGCGGTCGTGATCTTCTCACAGGTCTCCCAAAGAATGTCACCATGGAGTCAGAGGAGATCAGAGAGGCGCTGGAAGAACCGGTTGTTGCGATCATAGATGCTGTCAAAGGCACTTTAGAGCGAACTCCTCCTGAGCTTGCCAGTGATCTCATGGAATACGGTATCGTCCTGACCGGCGGAGGCTCGTTACTAAAAGGCCTCGATGAGCGCCTTCGCAGCGAAACAGGTATGCCAGTTCATGTATCTGAAAACGCACTCACCAATGTTGTTGATGGATCGGCCATGGCACTTGAGGAGATAGACGCCCTCAAGAAGGTCTTGACCACCACACGTTAG
- the mreC gene encoding rod shape-determining protein MreC, translating to MKISSTKPRITDKVLIGGLIIASMLITSIDHRGGEESAFGSIRQGVQVVVTPIAAAGSWMFSPVRSASRWFSGLTSRPADLAALEAQNTALRAQVALLEEERRENQRLTRLLEFVAKEDLDTIGARIIGRQVSTWEAVLTIDRGSEDGLEAGMPVLAPEGLLGHVFEVNDRSSRVRLITDQKSGVAAILQSTRQEGIVAGSTDGRLTMDFVSLDTTVTAGEPVLTSGIGGMYPKGLLIGSVGEFEVRRGDLFQSITVEPLVDVRAVENVVVLMSRGVPIQEGAAQ from the coding sequence GTGAAGATTTCCAGCACCAAGCCTAGAATCACCGACAAGGTTCTTATCGGTGGCCTTATCATCGCTTCCATGCTCATCACCTCTATCGATCATCGCGGCGGAGAAGAAAGCGCATTCGGATCGATTCGGCAAGGCGTCCAAGTTGTAGTTACTCCTATTGCGGCTGCCGGTAGCTGGATGTTCTCGCCCGTCCGGTCTGCTTCTCGATGGTTCTCTGGCCTAACCTCAAGGCCGGCGGACCTTGCGGCCCTGGAGGCACAGAACACCGCATTGCGCGCCCAGGTCGCCTTACTCGAGGAGGAGCGGAGGGAGAATCAACGTCTTACACGACTTTTGGAATTTGTTGCAAAAGAGGACCTGGATACGATTGGGGCCCGAATCATCGGAAGGCAGGTCAGTACTTGGGAAGCTGTGCTGACTATCGATCGGGGTAGTGAAGATGGCCTGGAAGCAGGGATGCCTGTTCTGGCGCCCGAAGGTCTTCTCGGGCATGTATTCGAGGTCAATGACAGAAGCTCCCGGGTCCGCCTCATCACTGACCAGAAAAGTGGTGTTGCAGCGATCCTCCAGTCCACGCGGCAAGAGGGTATTGTCGCAGGGTCTACCGATGGACGACTCACAATGGACTTTGTGAGTCTAGACACCACGGTCACTGCCGGTGAGCCCGTACTCACTTCTGGTATAGGCGGGATGTACCCGAAAGGTCTGCTGATTGGATCTGTAGGTGAGTTCGAAGTGAGGCGCGGAGACCTGTTCCAGTCGATTACAGTCGAGCCTTTGGTAGACGTTCGCGCCGTTGAGAATGTCGTCGTCTTGATGAGCCGGGGCGTTCCGATTCAAGAGGGGGCTGCCCAATGA
- the mreD gene encoding rod shape-determining protein MreD, protein MSQNAGTVGVLVVAFLLQIAIAPQLGIFGIVPNIVFVLMAAIALLRGSRQGAIIGFTCGLIFDFIGSGPIGVSALSFCVAGAMAGALRHNTFAEGWKLPVVIVAVSSLVAELLYAVTLLLLGEGIAFLPTLTDVVLPTAAYNGAIAVGIFPILAHFLRQDRTVQTFRRIGR, encoded by the coding sequence ATGAGTCAAAACGCCGGAACAGTCGGCGTGCTCGTAGTCGCTTTCCTCCTCCAGATCGCCATCGCTCCACAGCTGGGTATCTTCGGGATCGTTCCGAATATCGTTTTTGTCCTCATGGCGGCTATCGCTTTGCTTCGAGGGTCGCGACAAGGCGCCATCATCGGATTCACGTGCGGATTGATATTTGACTTTATCGGCAGCGGTCCGATTGGGGTGTCCGCGCTGTCATTCTGTGTTGCCGGTGCCATGGCTGGTGCTTTGCGGCATAATACTTTTGCTGAAGGGTGGAAGCTGCCTGTAGTAATAGTTGCGGTCTCCAGTCTCGTCGCCGAGTTGCTCTATGCAGTCACCTTGCTCCTGCTCGGCGAGGGGATTGCTTTCCTGCCAACTTTGACGGATGTCGTTCTGCCGACAGCGGCGTATAACGGGGCTATCGCTGTCGGCATATTTCCGATATTGGCCCACTTCTTGCGGCAGGATCGCACAGTGCAGACATTTCGCAGGATCGGAAGATGA
- the mrdA gene encoding penicillin-binding protein 2: MAYRFKDTSGRLTLFSALIVAIVVVLSLRLWSLQVLSGEEYAARAESNRIREIPIAAPRGRILDRDGRPLVTNRPSLAVVGNRSIRSDDELLASLSRVLGIPVQELKDRVESVREAPLTPRVLAVDVSRETVAYLSENQASYPGVDVQVIPVRAYPGGVLAAHVLGYTGEISEERLAAAPEGEYVFGDLVGKSGAEFQFESVLRGDKGYRRVEVDASGRISTVLKEVPPVPGRDVVLSLDLDVQRAAEDALVRAMEVARSDGYTAASAASAVVLDVETGEVVAMASLPSYDPTLFIGGISKENWRMLTAEGSGYPLTNRALSGLYPPASTFKVITAMAGLANEVTDYSRRYVCQGRWIGMGERWPKFCWDRSGHGVRTLAGGMIDSCNVVFYNIGYEFYKRDDNSLQEYARQWGLGQLTGINLPGEVAGRIPDPEWKAEMNRDFPEFQTWLPGEAVDLSIGQGDVLATPLQIASLYAGIANGGVVMRPTILREVLDSRGESVVQGEQAVAFEASTSDVHLENLSRMLLDVTVEGTAKGAFRNFPITVAGKTGTAQVANKDNFSWFAAFAPADQPRYALSIVVEQAGGGGAIAAPAAREIFSAAFDIPIERVTAVDQSR, from the coding sequence ATGGCATATAGATTCAAGGATACCAGCGGACGACTGACGCTGTTCTCGGCGTTAATAGTCGCAATTGTGGTGGTACTCTCGCTTAGACTCTGGAGCTTGCAGGTTCTGTCGGGCGAGGAGTACGCGGCACGCGCTGAGAGCAATCGCATCAGAGAGATACCTATCGCTGCACCTAGAGGCCGCATACTCGATCGTGACGGTAGGCCGCTCGTGACGAACCGCCCGTCGTTGGCGGTTGTCGGAAATCGTTCGATTCGGTCCGACGACGAGCTTTTGGCGTCCCTCTCAAGAGTGCTCGGTATCCCCGTCCAGGAGCTCAAGGATCGGGTTGAATCTGTTAGGGAAGCTCCATTGACACCCCGTGTCCTTGCAGTCGACGTAAGTCGGGAGACTGTGGCTTACCTGTCTGAGAACCAAGCCAGTTACCCCGGGGTTGACGTACAGGTGATTCCAGTCCGGGCCTATCCGGGTGGTGTACTTGCTGCACATGTGCTGGGGTATACCGGTGAGATCTCAGAAGAGCGACTCGCTGCTGCTCCTGAGGGCGAGTACGTTTTCGGAGATCTGGTTGGAAAGAGCGGCGCCGAATTCCAATTTGAGTCGGTGCTCCGTGGCGACAAGGGATACAGACGAGTAGAAGTCGATGCCTCTGGCCGGATCAGCACTGTACTCAAGGAAGTTCCGCCTGTACCGGGCCGTGATGTTGTCCTATCGCTTGATTTGGATGTCCAAAGAGCCGCCGAGGATGCGCTAGTGCGCGCGATGGAAGTGGCCAGGTCGGACGGCTACACCGCGGCTTCAGCCGCTTCTGCGGTGGTTCTCGACGTGGAGACGGGCGAGGTTGTGGCAATGGCAAGCCTGCCTTCCTACGACCCAACCCTGTTCATTGGTGGCATATCTAAGGAGAATTGGCGCATGTTGACCGCTGAGGGTAGTGGATATCCCCTCACGAACCGAGCCTTGTCAGGGTTGTACCCACCAGCTTCGACGTTCAAGGTCATCACCGCAATGGCCGGCCTGGCTAATGAGGTAACCGATTACAGTCGACGGTACGTTTGCCAAGGAAGATGGATTGGAATGGGTGAGCGGTGGCCCAAATTCTGTTGGGATCGCTCGGGGCATGGCGTGCGCACTCTTGCGGGAGGCATGATCGACAGCTGCAATGTGGTCTTCTACAACATCGGATATGAGTTTTACAAGCGCGATGACAACTCCCTCCAAGAGTATGCTCGCCAGTGGGGACTTGGTCAGCTCACGGGAATCAATCTTCCTGGTGAGGTTGCAGGCAGAATTCCTGACCCTGAATGGAAAGCCGAGATGAACCGGGACTTCCCAGAGTTCCAGACGTGGCTACCTGGAGAAGCGGTCGATCTCTCTATCGGACAGGGTGATGTCCTTGCCACCCCCTTGCAGATTGCATCGCTGTACGCCGGAATCGCAAATGGCGGGGTCGTGATGCGTCCAACCATACTCAGGGAAGTCCTCGATTCTCGCGGAGAGTCCGTTGTCCAAGGGGAGCAAGCAGTGGCCTTCGAGGCGAGCACATCCGACGTGCACCTGGAGAATCTATCTAGGATGCTACTGGATGTGACCGTTGAGGGAACCGCAAAAGGGGCTTTCCGAAACTTTCCCATTACTGTTGCGGGGAAGACCGGTACCGCGCAGGTTGCGAACAAAGACAACTTCTCTTGGTTCGCTGCCTTTGCCCCCGCGGATCAACCGCGATATGCGCTTTCGATCGTGGTAGAGCAGGCCGGCGGTGGCGGTGCAATAGCCGCCCCAGCTGCTAGAGAGATTTTCTCGGCAGCATTCGACATACCAATTGAACGCGTCACCGCAGTCGATCAGTCGAGGTGA
- the rodA gene encoding rod shape-determining protein RodA: protein MVRSEKMHITRYFNWPLLAAVVSLTIYGAIVVRSATSGMTAGDAMIQRHLVGVLLGLVFLVVAMRFDYRSLHGWLGPLMLFNLLLIISPRIPGIGAEAGGATAWLQVAGFRLFQPSEPAKLVTIVIMAIVIGRYAGVIDKSKDMVKVFAFLLVPLAAIMLQPDLGTGLVFVAITLGMLMVGGLKPRLFLVIALVGIVAVAGVLQAGLLQEYQKNRLLVFVNPELDPRGAGYNLAQSKIAVGSGGIAGNGLGTGTQGNLNFLPERHTDFIFAVLGEELGFIGAIGLLLLYLMLLLTALNIASQSRDLFGTLIAAGIVSMWTFQILQNIGMSIGLMPITGLPLPFMSFGSSFMIVNFAAVGMLLSIWSRRYGA, encoded by the coding sequence ATGGTCCGCAGTGAGAAGATGCACATCACCCGGTACTTCAATTGGCCCCTGCTAGCCGCTGTTGTTTCCCTGACTATCTACGGCGCAATCGTGGTGCGCTCGGCGACGTCGGGCATGACTGCTGGTGACGCCATGATTCAAAGACATCTTGTCGGCGTTCTTCTGGGGCTTGTTTTCCTAGTGGTGGCTATGCGTTTCGACTATCGCAGCCTGCATGGGTGGCTTGGGCCGTTGATGCTGTTCAATCTATTATTGATCATCTCCCCCAGGATTCCAGGGATTGGAGCCGAGGCCGGCGGAGCTACAGCGTGGCTTCAAGTCGCAGGCTTCAGACTCTTTCAGCCCTCTGAACCAGCGAAATTGGTCACTATCGTGATCATGGCGATAGTCATTGGCCGCTATGCTGGCGTGATCGACAAATCGAAGGACATGGTCAAAGTGTTCGCATTTTTGCTTGTCCCGCTGGCTGCGATCATGCTTCAGCCGGACTTGGGGACCGGGCTCGTATTTGTGGCGATAACTCTAGGTATGCTGATGGTCGGAGGTCTCAAGCCGAGACTCTTCTTGGTCATCGCATTGGTGGGAATCGTTGCGGTAGCGGGTGTTTTGCAGGCCGGGCTACTCCAGGAGTATCAGAAGAATCGATTGTTGGTGTTCGTTAATCCCGAGTTGGATCCCCGAGGAGCAGGGTACAATCTTGCTCAATCAAAGATCGCGGTGGGCTCTGGCGGAATTGCAGGAAACGGGTTGGGTACAGGAACCCAGGGCAACCTTAATTTCCTTCCAGAGCGGCACACCGACTTCATATTCGCCGTGCTCGGCGAGGAACTCGGATTCATCGGCGCGATTGGTTTGCTGCTCCTGTATCTCATGCTTCTGCTAACTGCCCTCAACATCGCAAGCCAGTCCAGAGACCTGTTCGGCACACTTATAGCTGCAGGAATAGTCAGCATGTGGACGTTCCAGATCCTTCAGAACATCGGCATGTCGATCGGCCTGATGCCGATTACCGGACTGCCGTTGCCATTCATGAGCTTCGGTTCTTCCTTCATGATAGTGAATTTCGCTGCTGTTGGTATGCTGTTATCGATATGGTCGCGCAGGTATGGTGCTTGA
- a CDS encoding TIGR03960 family B12-binding radical SAM protein, which translates to MSDLESRIQPLLANVERPSRYIDSEFGAVHHPDADYRCALVYPDVYEIGIANQALAILYERINSLPDCVAERAYLPWVDMIQAMRAADIPLFSLESFKPLIDFDLIGITLQYELTYTNILEILDLARIPLRAAERGARHPIVIGGGPCAYNPEPMAEFFDAFVIGEAEEAIGELIAAHRAALSEKASRQTILVMLAGIPGVYVPGIHSPRRQSAGAGSSHREPASDDGPRIRKRIAPVEEFPRSSGCRIVPYMDAVHDRVTVEVMRGCTRGCRFCQAGMVYRPVRERDQDSIVREVAEAIRCTGYDEVSLTSLSTTDHSQIDQIIRRLIRIFKDSGTSISLPSLRADADAVRQSLLTATSGRSTGLTLAPEAGTQRMRDVINKNVTEHSLLEAVERAFLGGKRRVKLYFMIGLPFETDDDIVGIGELVAKVLAKARASTPPQQRGSIIIAVSVSVLVSKAHTPFQWIGQISRSEIVRRQQVLREAMPRKGVDLSWHDADVSTLEAALARGDAGMSKVIERAWANGSLFDTWSERFTLTPWVEAFEHHGTSLDASAQLNFEKDELLPWAHISSGVSDDYLWAEWMRCGEATTTADCSFVSCTGCGVCSSNRPGWSILLAGSRDGLR; encoded by the coding sequence GTGAGTGACCTGGAATCTAGGATTCAGCCGTTACTTGCTAATGTTGAAAGACCGTCACGCTACATCGATTCGGAATTCGGTGCGGTCCATCATCCGGATGCTGACTATAGATGTGCTCTCGTGTACCCGGACGTCTATGAAATCGGGATTGCGAACCAGGCGCTGGCCATCTTGTACGAACGGATCAACTCACTCCCAGATTGTGTAGCCGAACGCGCCTATTTGCCATGGGTGGATATGATCCAGGCTATGCGAGCAGCCGATATTCCGTTGTTTTCGCTAGAGTCATTCAAGCCGCTCATCGATTTCGACCTGATCGGCATCACACTGCAGTACGAGTTGACCTATACCAACATCCTCGAGATCCTCGACCTTGCGCGCATCCCGCTAAGGGCAGCTGAGCGCGGGGCTCGGCACCCGATTGTCATCGGCGGCGGCCCATGTGCGTATAACCCTGAACCGATGGCCGAGTTCTTCGACGCCTTCGTGATTGGCGAAGCCGAGGAAGCCATAGGAGAGCTAATAGCGGCACATAGAGCCGCTTTGTCCGAGAAAGCTTCCCGCCAGACCATTCTTGTGATGCTTGCTGGAATCCCGGGAGTCTATGTACCCGGCATCCACAGCCCACGACGGCAGTCGGCGGGAGCAGGATCCTCTCATCGAGAACCGGCATCTGATGACGGCCCACGAATCCGTAAACGAATTGCACCCGTGGAGGAATTTCCGCGCTCCTCGGGTTGCAGGATTGTTCCGTACATGGATGCAGTGCACGATCGCGTTACTGTAGAGGTCATGCGCGGTTGCACTAGAGGATGTCGCTTTTGCCAAGCCGGCATGGTTTATCGCCCGGTAAGAGAGCGGGATCAGGACTCGATAGTTAGAGAAGTCGCAGAAGCTATTCGATGCACCGGATACGATGAAGTCTCACTCACCTCTCTCTCCACTACGGACCACTCACAGATTGACCAGATAATCAGACGGCTGATACGCATCTTCAAAGACTCGGGCACGTCAATCTCCTTGCCCAGCCTGCGAGCTGATGCAGATGCGGTTAGACAATCCCTTCTCACGGCCACATCGGGCAGATCGACGGGACTGACTCTGGCTCCGGAGGCCGGCACACAGCGTATGCGTGATGTCATCAACAAGAACGTCACGGAACACTCCCTCCTCGAGGCAGTGGAGCGAGCTTTTCTCGGCGGGAAGCGGCGGGTCAAGCTGTACTTCATGATCGGTCTGCCCTTCGAGACCGATGATGACATTGTCGGAATCGGGGAACTGGTGGCAAAGGTGCTTGCCAAGGCACGTGCTTCGACTCCACCACAGCAGCGAGGATCCATCATCATCGCGGTCTCGGTCTCGGTACTCGTGAGCAAGGCTCATACTCCATTCCAGTGGATCGGCCAAATATCTCGTTCGGAGATCGTTCGCAGACAACAAGTCCTGAGGGAAGCGATGCCCAGAAAGGGCGTAGATCTATCTTGGCACGACGCCGATGTCTCGACTCTCGAGGCCGCATTAGCTCGTGGCGATGCCGGGATGTCTAAAGTCATTGAGCGCGCATGGGCCAACGGGTCACTCTTCGACACTTGGAGCGAGCGATTCACACTGACGCCCTGGGTCGAGGCTTTTGAGCACCATGGGACCTCCTTGGATGCTTCAGCGCAGCTGAATTTCGAAAAAGACGAACTCTTGCCGTGGGCCCATATTTCATCCGGAGTAAGTGACGACTATCTGTGGGCTGAGTGGATGCGCTGCGGTGAGGCAACCACCACTGCAGATTGCTCTTTCGTAAGTTGCACAGGCTGCGGGGTTTGTTCATCGAATCGTCCCGGCTGGTCGATCTTATTGGCGGGGAGCCGCGATGGCCTCCGGTGA
- a CDS encoding TIGR03936 family radical SAM-associated protein, translating to MASGEFRLRLCCGKRNRLRFLSHLEYAHAIERGIRRSGIEFSLTQGYNPRMKLAFGPALPVGTGGMREYVDVWLRRYVPTDTALDVVQSSLAEELSPSEAKYVHMKDSSLSAQCTIGVYEVLVTGGGATEELVRTALDELIDEGSVTIKQKGRTKVYDLMTCLPKEAVVRQDSQDSVSVGLSIRMGSAGSLRPEALIAEALHRHDRSAAVKSVMRLDTLVESKSGLLKRPI from the coding sequence ATGGCCTCCGGTGAATTTCGTCTTCGACTCTGTTGCGGCAAGAGAAACAGGCTTAGGTTCTTGTCGCATTTGGAGTATGCCCATGCAATTGAACGTGGAATCCGGCGATCCGGCATCGAGTTCAGCTTGACCCAGGGCTACAACCCAAGGATGAAGCTTGCTTTTGGTCCGGCATTGCCTGTGGGCACAGGCGGGATGCGCGAGTATGTGGATGTATGGCTTCGGCGATATGTACCCACCGACACTGCCCTGGATGTCGTACAATCCAGCTTGGCTGAAGAATTGAGTCCATCGGAGGCTAAGTATGTCCACATGAAGGACTCTTCGCTTTCGGCTCAATGCACTATCGGCGTATACGAGGTTCTTGTGACTGGAGGTGGAGCAACAGAGGAGCTGGTCCGTACGGCGCTAGACGAACTTATCGATGAGGGTAGCGTCACTATCAAGCAAAAAGGCAGGACAAAGGTTTACGACCTGATGACATGCCTCCCGAAGGAGGCCGTAGTCAGGCAAGATTCGCAGGACTCGGTTTCTGTCGGACTCTCGATTCGTATGGGGTCCGCAGGTTCATTGAGGCCCGAGGCTCTGATAGCTGAAGCCCTACATCGTCACGATCGCTCTGCCGCCGTCAAATCGGTGATGCGCTTAGATACCCTGGTTGAATCGAAGTCAGGTCTGCTAAAGCGCCCAATTTGA
- a CDS encoding Rne/Rng family ribonuclease has product MGEIVREMLISYDALESRVAILENGSLAEVYFERPKRSVVGNVYLGLVRDVLPGMQSAFIDIGLEKNAFLHVDDIPAQLIGTVGAKREIQSLLRLDQPIMVQVTKDPIGTKGCRVTAEITFPGRFLVLTPFAATIGVSKKLDKEECARLQEVIAPHLSADVGAIIRTAAQDISEKDILSDLEFLLRLWKRVSRQAEEGLAPEVIYTEIDLALRLVRDVFSDDFKRLVVDDKSVHAKVVSFLKRSSSKPIGKVHLHKDGRRTLFESFGIEFELQNMLARSIDLPSGGYICIDHTEALTVIDVNTGKFVGRHDLEETVFQTNSEATLEIARQLRLRDIGGIVVIDFIDMGESYHRNEIVRRFAEAMERDRARHKIGELSRFGLLEVTRRPFSEGANTSLTEQCSCCDGRGRIPSTLTRRISVERAIKSAIRQGKATAYLVAVNPETYRMLMAPGTNLVPRMRSTTGRYVTVVPDESCGPVDVKILLEGSRRDA; this is encoded by the coding sequence ATGGGGGAAATAGTTCGCGAGATGTTGATCTCATACGACGCGCTCGAGTCCCGCGTCGCCATTCTTGAAAACGGATCACTTGCCGAGGTCTACTTCGAAAGACCCAAGCGCTCGGTGGTAGGGAATGTTTATCTCGGGCTGGTGCGTGATGTGCTGCCAGGGATGCAATCCGCTTTCATCGATATAGGCTTGGAGAAGAATGCCTTTCTTCACGTTGACGACATCCCTGCACAACTGATTGGCACCGTTGGGGCAAAGCGTGAGATTCAATCGCTGCTCAGGTTAGACCAGCCGATCATGGTCCAGGTCACGAAAGACCCGATTGGTACCAAAGGCTGTCGCGTTACTGCAGAGATCACCTTTCCTGGGCGATTCCTCGTTCTGACTCCATTCGCGGCCACCATCGGCGTCTCGAAGAAGCTTGACAAGGAAGAGTGTGCTCGACTCCAAGAGGTTATCGCTCCGCATCTTTCTGCGGATGTTGGGGCAATCATCAGAACTGCCGCTCAAGACATCAGCGAGAAGGATATTCTCTCTGACCTTGAGTTCTTGCTCAGGCTGTGGAAACGGGTCAGTCGTCAGGCAGAAGAAGGACTGGCGCCTGAGGTCATCTACACAGAAATCGATCTCGCACTCAGGTTGGTTCGCGACGTCTTCAGCGACGACTTCAAGAGGCTTGTGGTAGATGACAAGTCGGTACATGCAAAAGTCGTCTCATTCCTCAAAAGATCATCCTCCAAGCCTATCGGCAAGGTACACCTACACAAGGACGGTCGTCGAACTCTGTTCGAATCGTTCGGTATCGAATTTGAACTCCAGAATATGCTTGCTAGATCTATCGATCTTCCGAGCGGAGGGTACATTTGCATAGACCACACTGAGGCACTCACTGTCATTGACGTGAACACCGGCAAATTCGTTGGCAGACATGATCTTGAAGAAACCGTCTTCCAGACCAACTCCGAGGCGACATTGGAGATCGCCCGTCAATTGAGGCTGCGCGACATAGGTGGAATCGTGGTAATCGATTTCATCGATATGGGCGAATCCTACCACCGTAATGAAATCGTCCGAAGGTTCGCCGAAGCGATGGAGCGGGATCGGGCTCGCCACAAGATTGGAGAACTCAGCAGATTCGGCTTACTCGAGGTCACTCGAAGGCCCTTTTCAGAGGGGGCCAATACCTCCCTCACCGAGCAGTGTTCGTGCTGTGATGGCCGAGGAAGGATCCCCTCGACGCTAACCCGACGCATCTCCGTCGAAAGAGCGATCAAATCCGCTATCCGCCAAGGCAAGGCCACCGCGTATCTGGTCGCTGTAAATCCCGAGACATATCGAATGCTGATGGCACCTGGCACCAACCTTGTCCCAAGAATGCGGTCGACTACGGGTCGCTATGTTACAGTTGTACCCGATGAATCCTGTGGGCCAGTGGACGTCAAGATCCTGCTCGAGGGGAGTCGACGTGATGCGTGA